A single Lactuca sativa cultivar Salinas chromosome 8, Lsat_Salinas_v11, whole genome shotgun sequence DNA region contains:
- the LOC111906920 gene encoding uncharacterized protein LOC111906920, with the protein MSKEDEKKTTFYTDHGMFCYTKMTFGLKNVGATYQRLVDSIFAKQIGRNIEVYVDDMVIKSPNEEKMLQDIEETFKTLEVTKMKLNPAKCTFGVEEGQFLGYYVTRQGVQPSPIKVDEFIETPTPNSLRDAQGLNGKLTALSRFISKSSDKAMPLFHTLKGCIEKNNFQWRSEAEKALQRIKEALHELPTLATPIPGETLQVYLSTSGEAISSILLKPETSGRLAKWAIELGEHDINYCLRTSIKGQALADFLLEIPDGGNPAKEKVWVVEEAPTGDGSWTLYTDGASSRKGSGAGLILTSPEGEEVTYALRFNFRTLNNEAEYEALLAGLRLVKQMGAKAVTALTDSRLAANQVNASFEVRDQRMGRYVKMLKQLVGSFSQFTIKQIPRSENKRADALSKLASTCFDHLSKKVLVEVLRERSIDEQQVNILTPAGPTWMTPFREYLQRGVLPDDHDEARKIRIKAPSYTMVNGEL; encoded by the exons ATGAGCAAAGAAGACGAAAAGAAAACAACCTTCTATACAGACCATGGCATGTTCTGCTACACCAAGATGACTTTCGGGTTAAAGAACGTAGGGGCGACATACCAACGGCTAGTTGACTCGATATTCGCCAAGCAAATTGGGAGGAATATTGAggtatatgtagatgatatggtGATCAAGAGCCCAAATGAAGAAAAAATGCTGCAAGACATCGAAGAGACTTTCAAAACATTAGAGGTAACCAAGATGAAACTAAACCCAGCCAAATGCACGTTTGGAGTGGAAGAGGGGCAATTCTTGGGTTACTATGTTACTAGACAAGGCGTCCAGCCCAGCCCGATCAAGGTCGACGAGTTCATTGAGACGCCAACCCCAAACTCTCTTAGAGATGCACAAGGTCTGAACGGGAAGCTCACAGCTCTAAGTAGGTTCATCTCAAAATCTTCCGACAAGGCTATGCCACTGTTCCACACCTTAAAGGGATGCATCGAGAAAAACAATTTCCAATGGAGGAGTGAAGCTGAAAAGGCGCTCCAGAGAATCAAGGAGGCACTACACGAGCTGCCGACCCTGGCAACCCCCATTCCGGGAGAAACATTACAAGTGTATCTATCGACGTCAGGTGAAGCGATATCATCG ATTTTGCTTAAGCCAGAGACGTCGGGTCGGCTGGCCAAGTGGGCAATTGAACTGGGAGAGCACGACATAAACTACTGCCTAAGAACAAGTATCAAAGGGCAGGCGTTGGCTGATTTCTTACTAGAAATTCCTGACGGAGGGAATCCGGCGAAAGAAAAGGTGTGGGTAGTTGAAGAGGCCCCTACCGGCGATGGTTCATGGACCCTGTATACGGACGGAGCGTCCAGCAGGAAAGGCTCAGGGGCGGGGCTGATCCTGACTAGCCCAGAAGGAGAAGAGGTAACCTACGCCCTTCGCTTCAACTTCCGCACGTTGAACAACGAGGCGGAGTATGAGGCACTGCTCGCAGGATTGCGACTCGTCAAACAGATGGGTGCGAAAGCTGTAACAGCGCTAACTGACTCAAGGTTAGCAGCGAACCAAGTCAATGCGAGTTTTGAGGTAAGAGACCAAAGAATGGGGAGGTATGTAAAGATGTTAAAACAACTGGTAGGATCGTTCAGCCAATTTACAATCAAGCAGATACCCAGAAGTGAGAATAAGAGGGCAGACGCTTTGAGCAAGCTAGCGTCCACTTGTTTCGACCACCTGTCAAAGAAAGTTTTAGTGGAGGTGCTCCGGGAGAGAAGCATTGATGAACAGCAGGTGAACATCCTGACCCCCGCAGGACCCACATGGATGACGCCGTTTCGGGAATACCTCCAGAGAGGGGTGTTGCCGGACGACCATGACGAAGCCAGAAAAATACGTATAAAGGCGCCCTCATACACAATGGTGAACGGGGAGTTGTAA